TGTTGAACTCTAGAATGGGAGGGATGCTCTCCTCATCCTCAGGCAACTGGAAAagattatttaaatcattaaacacAGTTCGGACCGAGAGAGTTCACACCGTATAAAAGAAACCAGGGCTATGTCACATTTAttggttcccaaccctggtccttGAGGCACCCCAACACTGTACGTTTtacatgtctccttaatcaaaacACACATGAGTCAGGCCATTAGCTCATTAGTAGAAACTCCAAGACCTGTATCAGAGAAAGGAGAAATTCAAACCGTGCAAtgttggggtgcctccaggaccagaCTACTACTAGCCTACATGTTTATGCGAGTTCTATTGTGCCACCTAGATGTGAAACAAGTAAATAGAAGTGAAATCAAACCCACCTCCCAGTACAACTCATCATCATAGCAGTTTTCATCGGCCGGGTCTCCCCAGCAGCATGGCAGTCTCAGAATAAAACCTGTGGATACATATATGAGGGCTATTATAGCTCAGTAAAAGTAAAGACAtacaaaaatgtgttatttaaaagaaatgtttttggacGCTCACCTACTGCAGCTCCACCTACGATTCCAAAAGCAAGAGCAACACAAAGACCGGCGGCCTGGAAGCCTCCCTGCATGGCAGGCGTCCTCTTACTGAATTGTCCTTCAAAATCAAAGGTGTTTATCAACCTGTTGAGAAAAAGGAATTTGTCTTAATATTCAAAAAGGCTATTCATATATAGTAATGCTACTGATTTAGCTGCATTGACATTAtggtctgagagagagagagagagagagagagagagagagagagagagagatttggacTGAATTGAGCTGGATAAGACAATTAAAGCCACTTTGtagaatttaaaatttattttcaccAAACAGTTTGGAGCCACACTCACCCTTCATGCCCGTAGACGCTCTCACTGGCAGTAGCTGCTGTGATGGCACCCACGACTGCTCCCAGGATGCCGGGCATGGCGTGCAGGTTATGGATGCCACATGTGTCTTGAATCTTCAGGTACTTCTCCATGAAGGGctacatgaaaaaaacaaacacatataaaTCAATCTGCTCTCACTTGGCAAATGATGCTCAAATGCACCTGCTCTTCTGTCAGACTCACAGTGATCACCAGGTAGCCAAATGTGGAGATTATCCCGCAGATGAAGCCCACGATGAGAGAACCGTATGGTGAGATCATAAATTCGGCCGCTGTTCCCATGGCGACTCCCCCAGCCAGAGTTGCATTCTGTATATGCACCTGAGTTGCACAAAGCATGTTACAAATTGGATTATCAGAGATACTAGTTTTAtggatattttaaatgtaatattctatgtttttatttttatattttcattttacttgaAGCGTGTATTGTATTTAGTCCTTCGTGTTAAAGTAAATGACAAATGTTGACTGCAGAAGCTAAATAAGGGTTTTTTgtttcaagtaacttttttttaaatggttttagtttagtttgaattttagttaactataaaacCCTGCTGAAGATGTAATTGAAGTGCTCTAATTTACCATGTCCAGTTTTCCCTTTTTGGCTGAAAGGCTTGATATGGCAAATGTAGTAAGGACTGAAGCAGCTAGTGAAAGGTAGGTGTTTATGGCGGCCCGATGTTGTCCGTCTCCATGATCTGCGATGGCAGAGTTGAAACTGGGCCAGAACATCCAGAGGAAGAGGGTGCCTGTAAGaggaaacatttttttgaaaGCAGCTCATGCATGATCTTATCACAAGCATCTATGTAATGTATAAGTCGTCACTTACCAATCATAGCAAAGACATCAGAGTGGTAGGCAGATCCGTTCAGATTCTTGCTTTGGTCTAGTTTCGGTCGATAAAGAATCCACGATATTGTCAGACCATAATATGCTCCGAAAGTGTGGATGACCATGGATCCGCCGGCGTCCCGAACCTGTGAAGAGTAAGAGCAGTTTGGAAATATTCAGACTTGGGGATATTCACCAGGGCTGTcataattaactgaaataaagctaaaattattcagttattttccaatgcataataaataaataaataaactaaaaatgtagCAGTTAAGTGCAAAAGATCTGAGTTAATATGATGTTAACGCAAGTTAAATCTTCCATCAACATGCTtgtgtaatta
The genomic region above belongs to Carassius carassius chromosome 3, fCarCar2.1, whole genome shotgun sequence and contains:
- the rhcga gene encoding rh family, C glycoprotein a, whose translation is MGNLAACCRSFWCKPKNPDVRISLPVVCFLWQIAMIILFGLFVRYNDESDAHWSDYKHAKNITSDIENDFYYRYPSFQDVHVMIFVGFGFLMTFLKRYSFGGVGFNFLIAAFGLQWALLMQGWFHSLDPADGLIKIGIENIINADFCVAGCLIAYGALLGKVSPVQLMVLTLFGITLFAVEEYIILNILHVRDAGGSMVIHTFGAYYGLTISWILYRPKLDQSKNLNGSAYHSDVFAMIGTLFLWMFWPSFNSAIADHGDGQHRAAINTYLSLAASVLTTFAISSLSAKKGKLDMVHIQNATLAGGVAMGTAAEFMISPYGSLIVGFICGIISTFGYLVITPFMEKYLKIQDTCGIHNLHAMPGILGAVVGAITAATASESVYGHEGLINTFDFEGQFSKRTPAMQGGFQAAGLCVALAFGIVGGAAVGFILRLPCCWGDPADENCYDDELYWELPEDEESIPPILEFNSHMVGKNRDMMSESNFTVELT